The following proteins come from a genomic window of Mustelus asterias chromosome 1, sMusAst1.hap1.1, whole genome shotgun sequence:
- the LOC144492207 gene encoding TBC1 domain family member 14-like isoform X4 yields MRPAFMEYEERSRRAQKSPSPNQSVRKNLDFEPLSTTALILEDRPANLPAKPAEEAQKHRQQYEEMVAQVKKREQKDAQRRRKLLEDRCKLEETIGNAVVTWNNEILPNWEAMCHSRKVRDLWWQGIPPSVRGKVWSLAIGNDLNITHELYDICLTRAKDKCRSLSTAHSDVDSEDLGLSVADREASLELIKLDISRTFPNLCIFQQGGPYYDVLHSILGAYTCYRPDVGYVQGMSFIAAVLILNLDTADAFIAFANLLNKPCQMAFFRVDHGLMLKYFAAFEVFFEENLPRLFAHFKRNNLTPDIYLIDWIFTLYSKSFPLDLACRVWDVFCRDGEEFLFRTALGLLKLYEDILTQLDFIHMAQFLTKLPEDMSSEDLFGAIATIQLQSRNKKWSQVLSALQKDTREADKGSPAMKR; encoded by the exons GAATATGAAGAAAGATCTAGGAGagcccagaaatccccctctccTAATCAgagtgtgaggaaaaaccttgacTTCGAGCCCCTCTCCACAACAGCACTTATCCTTGAGGATAGGCCAGC GAATCTCCCTGCAAAGCCTGCGGAAGAGGCTCAGAAACACAGACAGCAGTACGAGGAGATGGTGGCTCAAGTGAAAAAACGAG AGCAAAAAGATGCTCAGAGGCGAAGGAAACTGCTGGAAGACAGATGTAAACTGGAAGAAACAATTGGTAATGCTGTGGTTACCTGGAACAATGAAATCCTACCTAATTGGGAGGCTAT GTGTCATTCTCGTAAAGTTCGCGATCTCTGGTGGCAAGGTATTCCTCCAAGCGTTAGAGGAAAGGTGTGGAGCTTGGCAATAGGCAATGACTTAAATATTACTCATG AACTGTATGACATTTGCTTAACTCGGGCAAAAGATAAATGTAGATCTCTCAGCACAGCACACTCCGATGTCGACAGTGAAG ACCTAGGATTATCTGTAGCAGACAGGGAAGCCAGTCTGGAACTCATAAAGTTGGACATTTCCCGTACCTTTCCTAACCTTTGTATATTTCAACAG GGAGGTCCTTATTATGATGTACTGCACAGCATTCTAGGTGCATACACCTGCTACAGACCTGATGTAGGATAT GTGCAGGGAATGTCATTCATTGCTGCTGTGTTAATTCTGAACCTGGATACTGCAGATGCCTTCATTGCCTTTGCTAACTTATTGAACAAGCCATGTCAAATGGCATTTTTTCGTGTGGACCATGGCCTT ATGTTGAAATATTTTGCAGCCTTTGAGGTATTCTTTGAGGAAAACCTACCACGGTTATTTGCACATTTCAAGAGAAACAACCTTACCCCAGATATTTATTTAATTGACTG gatctttactctgtacagTAAATCTTTTCCTCTGGACCTTGCATGTCGTGTCTGGGATGTATTCTGCCGTGATGGAGAGGAATTTCTCTTCAGAACTGCTCTGGGGCTCTTAAAGCTATATGAGGATATTTTGACCCAATTGGATTTTATCCACATGGCACAGTTCCTGACCAAACTCCCTGAAGATATGTCATCTGAGGATCTCTTTGGGGCCATTGCAACCATtcagttacagagcagaaataaaAAGTGGTCTCAG GTATTGTCAGCACTGCAGAAAGATACAAGAGAGGCGGACAAAGGGAGCCCAGCTATGAAACGATGA